Proteins found in one Desulfatiglans sp. genomic segment:
- the mftB gene encoding mycofactocin biosynthesis chaperone MftB (MftB, a small protein, is a peptide chaperone that assists the radical SAM enzyme MftC in performing two modifications to the C-terminal Val-Tyr dipeptide of the mycofactocin precursor peptide, MftA. MftB's role is analogous to the role of PqqD in the biosynthesis of PQQ, a cofactor that derives entirely from a Tyr and a Glu in the precursor PqqA.), with protein MNTKYKLARGSQVRQEDFGLLFYRMNGPRLYFISSGDLLTPEFFEGVMTLDEWMIHNSINDADAAKFSELEKILGQLSHKGVIIER; from the coding sequence ATGAACACTAAGTACAAACTCGCCAGAGGATCACAGGTCAGGCAGGAAGATTTCGGCCTTCTTTTTTACAGGATGAATGGCCCCAGGCTCTATTTTATTTCCTCTGGCGATCTTTTAACCCCTGAGTTTTTTGAAGGGGTTATGACCCTTGACGAATGGATGATACATAACAGCATAAACGATGCTGATGCAGCAAAGTTCTCAGAGCTGGAAAAAATCCTTGGACAGTTGTCTCACAAAGGGGTGATC
- the mftA gene encoding mycofactocin precursor (Mycofactocin is a small molecule electron carrier derived from the final two amino acids, Val-Tyr, of MftA, the mycofactocin precursor. It plays a role in redox homeostasis and the metabolism of alcohols and aldehydes in Actinobacteria, including Mycobacterium tuberculosis.) — MKEQEKKAVDISETINTDSLKTSEDDIFKTQEIKIEEMAIDGICGVY, encoded by the coding sequence ATGAAAGAACAGGAAAAGAAAGCAGTTGATATTTCTGAGACTATCAATACTGACAGCTTAAAGACAAGCGAAGATGATATCTTCAAAACCCAGGAGATCAAGATTGAGGAGATGGCAATAGACGGTATCTGCGGGGTATATTAA